One segment of Xanthomonas oryzae pv. oryzae DNA contains the following:
- the btuB gene encoding TonB-dependent vitamin B12 receptor, with the protein MSLSSVLPRRAVLAVGVSLCVTNLAQAEAATDLDQIVVTASRTAQTQDQTLAPVTVIDRAQIERRQVNSLQDLLRGEAGVSLANNGGPGKATSLFLRGTEADQVVVLIDGVRIGSATAGGAALQDLPIEQIERIEIVRGPFSSLYGSEALGGVIQIFTRRPQGSFVPTLSVAAGSDNARRYGAGVAGCSAGDLSESGGWYSVNAVHDETDGINAYLDTSSSAYDPDRDGYRNDSSSAQGGWRFNRQWDADVHALRAQSRNEYDGSAFGGNLSKGVQQAIGGRLRYAPSDALKLTASVGSSADLSDAYYEGAYLSTYDTRRKQGALQADLDTGPGLLTVGFDWQRDAIASSDTYDANSRIDRAAFAQWQQTLGSQSLQASLRRNDNSQFGGKTTGSLLWGWDFAEHLRVTASYGTAFKAPTFNELYYPDYGNPLLGPETSRSAELGLRGRYDWGTWTLSAFQTRIDDLIAYDASLVDASHPFGQPNNIDRARIRGVEAGHDTALAGWTLRTAVTWLAPQADGDVNYGNWLPRRARQSGRIDADRSIGAFGVGASLFGSGARYDDLANTQRLAGEGVLDLRASYAVNADWKVQLTANNVFDRQYETARWYAQPGRNYLLTLRYEPAQ; encoded by the coding sequence ATGTCCCTTTCTTCCGTTTTGCCGCGTCGTGCCGTGCTCGCCGTGGGGGTGTCGCTGTGCGTGACCAATCTGGCCCAGGCCGAGGCCGCCACCGATCTCGATCAGATCGTGGTCACCGCCTCGCGCACCGCGCAGACCCAGGACCAGACGCTGGCGCCGGTCACGGTCATCGATCGCGCGCAGATCGAGCGTCGCCAGGTCAATTCGCTACAGGATCTGTTGCGTGGCGAGGCGGGCGTGTCGCTGGCCAACAACGGTGGACCCGGCAAGGCGACCTCGCTGTTCCTGCGCGGCACCGAAGCCGACCAGGTGGTGGTGCTGATCGATGGCGTGCGCATCGGTTCGGCCACTGCCGGCGGCGCGGCGCTGCAGGATCTGCCGATCGAACAGATCGAACGGATCGAAATCGTGCGCGGCCCGTTTTCCAGCCTGTACGGCTCCGAAGCGCTGGGCGGGGTGATCCAGATCTTTACCCGGCGCCCGCAAGGCAGCTTCGTGCCGACCTTGAGCGTGGCGGCTGGCAGCGACAACGCGCGCCGCTACGGCGCGGGCGTGGCCGGGTGCAGCGCAGGCGATCTGAGCGAATCAGGCGGTTGGTATTCAGTGAATGCCGTGCACGACGAAACCGACGGCATCAACGCGTATCTGGATACCAGCTCCAGCGCCTACGACCCGGACCGCGATGGCTACCGCAACGATTCGTCGAGCGCGCAGGGCGGCTGGCGTTTCAATCGCCAGTGGGACGCCGATGTGCATGCGCTGCGCGCACAGAGCCGCAACGAATACGATGGCTCGGCATTCGGCGGCAATCTGAGCAAGGGCGTGCAGCAGGCCATCGGTGGCCGCCTGCGTTACGCGCCGAGCGATGCGCTCAAACTCACCGCCAGCGTCGGCAGCAGCGCCGATCTGAGCGATGCGTATTATGAAGGTGCCTACCTGTCGACCTACGACACCCGCCGCAAGCAGGGCGCGTTGCAGGCCGATCTCGATACCGGCCCCGGCCTGCTCACGGTCGGCTTCGATTGGCAGCGCGACGCCATCGCCAGCAGCGACACCTACGATGCGAACAGCCGTATCGATCGCGCCGCATTTGCGCAGTGGCAGCAGACGCTCGGCAGCCAATCGCTGCAGGCCAGCCTGCGCCGCAACGACAACAGTCAGTTCGGCGGCAAGACCACCGGCAGCCTGCTGTGGGGTTGGGATTTCGCCGAGCATCTGCGCGTGACTGCCAGTTACGGCACTGCGTTCAAGGCGCCTACCTTCAACGAGCTGTATTACCCCGATTACGGCAACCCGCTGCTGGGGCCGGAAACTTCCAGGAGCGCCGAGCTTGGCTTGCGCGGTCGCTATGACTGGGGCACCTGGACGCTCAGCGCGTTCCAGACCCGTATCGACGACCTGATTGCCTACGACGCGTCGTTGGTGGATGCGAGCCACCCGTTCGGGCAGCCGAACAATATCGATCGCGCGCGTATCCGCGGCGTGGAAGCCGGCCATGACACCGCACTGGCCGGCTGGACCCTGCGCACCGCCGTGACCTGGCTTGCGCCGCAGGCCGATGGCGACGTCAATTACGGCAACTGGTTGCCGCGGCGTGCGCGCCAAAGCGGGCGTATCGATGCCGACCGCAGCATTGGTGCATTCGGTGTCGGCGCAAGCCTGTTCGGATCGGGCGCGCGTTACGACGATCTGGCCAATACCCAACGCCTGGCCGGCGAAGGCGTGCTGGATCTGCGCGCGAGCTATGCAGTGAACGCGGACTGGAAGGTGCAGCTCACGGCCAACAATGTGTTCGACCGTCAGTACGAAACGGCACGCTGGTACGCGCAGCCGGGCCGCAATTACCTGCTGACCTTGCGCTACGAGCCAGCGCAATAA
- a CDS encoding IS701-like element ISXo15 family transposase — protein MSHADRKQPAHWYLKGLLLPGGRKSVEPMAARVHPQNVRSAHQSMHHLVADADWSDQALLAAVAAQVLPTLSRKSAACHWIVDDTGFSKKGVHSVGVARQYCGRLGKTDNCQVAVSLSIANEHGSLPVGYRLYLPEQWAQDTVRRKKAGVPDQVVFQTKTALAMDQIDSALATGIAAGVVLADAAYGTETHWRDQLSERGLLYMVGVRSNTKVWWGSHQPAPMPPASPKGGRPRTRPMRDSAHAPISVHEVAQSLPARTYRQVSWRQGSDATLSSRFAAVRVRAAHNCQAHDEQWLLIEWPPGESEPRHYWFSTLPKQTPVKTLVATAQGRWRIERDYQELKSELGLHHYEGRNWRGFHHHASLCIAAYGFLMRERLRSKKNSVAFKMPAVSKSVRPRGSGPNATSPSQLDCHAGLRTG, from the coding sequence CTGTCCCATGCGGATCGCAAACAGCCCGCACACTGGTACCTGAAGGGGTTGCTACTGCCTGGAGGGCGCAAGAGCGTGGAGCCCATGGCCGCGCGGGTGCACCCGCAGAACGTGCGCTCAGCCCATCAATCGATGCACCATCTGGTGGCCGATGCCGACTGGAGCGATCAAGCGCTGCTGGCGGCGGTGGCGGCACAGGTGCTGCCGACCCTGAGCAGGAAGAGCGCAGCGTGTCACTGGATCGTGGACGACACGGGATTTTCAAAGAAAGGGGTGCATTCGGTCGGTGTTGCACGCCAGTACTGCGGCCGCCTTGGCAAGACGGACAATTGCCAGGTTGCCGTGAGTTTGTCGATCGCCAACGAACACGGCAGCCTGCCAGTGGGCTATCGGCTGTATCTTCCCGAGCAGTGGGCTCAGGACACTGTGCGGCGCAAGAAGGCAGGCGTTCCGGATCAGGTCGTGTTTCAGACCAAGACAGCGCTGGCCATGGATCAGATCGACAGCGCGCTGGCGACAGGGATTGCGGCAGGCGTCGTGCTAGCCGATGCGGCCTACGGCACCGAGACCCACTGGCGAGACCAGCTCAGCGAACGCGGCCTGCTGTACATGGTCGGCGTCCGCAGCAACACGAAGGTCTGGTGGGGATCGCACCAACCTGCGCCCATGCCGCCAGCCAGCCCTAAGGGCGGTCGGCCCCGCACACGACCGATGCGCGATAGCGCACATGCGCCGATCTCGGTACATGAAGTCGCGCAGAGCTTGCCCGCAAGGACGTATCGGCAGGTCAGCTGGCGCCAGGGCAGCGACGCAACGCTCAGTTCGCGGTTCGCGGCGGTGCGGGTTCGTGCCGCACACAATTGCCAGGCACATGACGAGCAGTGGCTGCTGATCGAGTGGCCGCCGGGAGAGTCCGAGCCCCGCCACTACTGGTTCTCGACGCTACCAAAGCAAACGCCGGTCAAGACACTGGTTGCCACGGCACAAGGCCGATGGCGGATTGAACGCGATTATCAGGAGCTGAAGTCGGAGTTGGGCCTGCATCACTATGAAGGGCGTAACTGGCGTGGTTTTCACCATCACGCCAGTCTGTGCATCGCCGCATACGGGTTCTTGATGCGCGAGCGCCTGCGCAGTAAAAAAAACTCCGTCGCATTCAAGATGCCTGCAGTATCCAAAAGTGTCCGCCCGCGCGGGTCTGGCCCCAATGCAACGTCACCATCCCAACTCGATTGCCACGCTGGCCTTCGGACTGGCTAG